The Kineococcus mangrovi genomic interval TGTCGTCGGCGGCGTCGTGGGCGCGCAGCTGCGCGATGCCCCAGTGCGCGGCGAGCGTGGACAGCTTGAGGTTCTCCACCGGCAGCTGGAGCCGCTGTGCGAGCTTCCACGTGCAGAGGCGTTCCCGGCTCGGCAGCCGAACCCCTGCGGCGGACATCTCGGCGTCGAGGAACTTCCAGTCGAACCCGGCGTTGTGGGCGACGAACACGCGGCCGGTGAGGAGTTCGGCCACGACGGGCGCGATGTCGGCGAACACCGGGGCGCCGGCGAGACGTTCGCGCGTGATGCCGTGGACGTGGACGGGACCGGGGTCGCGCCGGGGGTCGACGAGGGTGGACCAGGACCGCTCGACGACACCCCGGGGGTCCACCAGGCAGACGGCGACCTGCACGACCCGGTCGCCCGCTTCGGGGCGCAGACCCGTCGTCTCGACGTCCAGGACGGCGTACCGGTGCCGGTACCGCCGGGCGACCGTCCGCGGGAGCGGTGGGGTGGGGTCGAGCGCTGTCACGGGTCTCTCCTCGCTGTGGAACGGGGAGACCATCGCAGACGGGTCCGACACGGCACCCGCGCCCGCGCGTGTTCGACCCCCTCGAACACCTCGGCGCGCGGTGGCCGTG includes:
- a CDS encoding exonuclease domain-containing protein, encoding MTALDPTPPLPRTVARRYRHRYAVLDVETTGLRPEAGDRVVQVAVCLVDPRGVVERSWSTLVDPRRDPGPVHVHGITRERLAGAPVFADIAPVVAELLTGRVFVAHNAGFDWKFLDAEMSAAGVRLPSRERLCTWKLAQRLQLPVENLKLSTLAAHWGIAQLRAHDAADDTRVLVEVLREELTLAQRAKVDLPLVRFAPRGFLPRLLSRLRRVLRRFR